From Actinomyces procaprae:
GGCCGATGTTCGGGCCCTCCGGGGACTCGATGGGGCACATGCGCCCGTAGTGGGAGGTGTGCACGTCGCGGACCTCCATGGAGGCGCGCTCACGCGACAGACCACCGGGACCGAGGGCGGACAGGCGCCGCTTGTGGGTCAGGCCGGCCAGCGGGTTGTTCTGGTCCATGAACTGGGACAGCTGGCTGGTGCCGAAGAACTCCTTGATCGCGGCCGTGACGGGCCGGATGTTGATCAGGGTGTTCGGGGTGATCGCCTCGACGTCCTGGGTGGTCATGCGCTCGCGCACCTGCCGCTCCATGCGGCTCATGCCGGTACGCACCTGTGCCTGGATGAGCTCGCCGACGGCGCGGATGCGGCGGTTGCCGAGGTGGTCGATGTCGTCGTACTCGACGGCGACGTCGACGATCTCACCGTCGCGCACACCCTCAATGGTCTCCGCGCCGGCGTGCAGGGCGAGCAGGTACTTGATGGCGGCGACGATGTCCTCGATGCGCAGCACGGACTCGTTCAGGTCCGCGGTCAGGCCGAGCTTCTTGTTGATCTTGTAGCGGCCGACCTTGGCCAGGTCGTAGCGCTTGGCGTTGAAGTAGAAGTTCTCCAGCAGGGTGCGGCCGGCCTCGACGCTCGGCGGCTCACCGGGGCGGATCTTCTTGTAGATGTCCAGCAGCGCCTCGTCCTGGGTGGTGACCTTGCGGTCCTCGTCCAGGGCCGTGGTCAGCGCCGGGTAGTCCTTGAACTCCTCGCGGATCTCGGCCTCGTCCAGGCCCAGGGCGAGCAGGAAGACGGCGACGTCCTGCTTGCGCTTGCGGTCGATACGCACGGCCACGCGGTCGTTCTTGTCCACCTCGAACTCCAGCCAGGCGCCGCGCGAGGGGATGAACTTGACGTTGTAGACGTACTTGTCCGAGGCCTTCTCGGTGGTGCGCTCGAAGTAGACGCCCGGGGAGCGGACCAGCTGGGAGACGACGACGCGCTCGGAGCCGTTGACGATGAACGTGCCCTTGTCCGTCATGAGCGGGAAGTCACCCATGAAGACCGTCTGGGACTTGATCTCACCGGTGGTGAAGTTCTCGAAGTCCGCCACCACGTACAGCGGCGCGGAGTAGGTCAGGTCCTTCTCCTGGCACTCCTCGGCGGTGTACTTCGGCTCTTCGAAGCGGTGGTCATGGAAGGACAGCGCCATCGTCTGGCCGAAGTCCTCAATCGGTGAGATCTCGTCGAAGATCTCCTCCAGCCCGGAGGTCTCCGGCAGCGAGCCCGGCTGGGCGGCGTTGGCGGCGTCCACCCGGGCGCGCCACTTCTCGTTGCCCACGAGCCAGTCGAAGCTCTCGGTCTGCAGGCCGAGAAGGTTCGGAGCCTGCATCGGCTCGGCGATCTTGGCGAAGTTGATTCGGCGCGACGCGGTGCGCGCGGCGATGTCAGCAGCAGTTGGTGCAGAGGTGCGCGAGGCAGCCAAAGGGGATCCTTCCCTCATCTCGGGGATCACTCTGCGTACACTCACGGCACATGCCCCTGCGGCAACTCCCCTATCCCCTCACGGAGGGCCGGCTGGTCGGGCCGGCCGTCGGGCAGCACCATTGGAGCCAGTACACACAAGGTACGCGAAGAGCTAGCCTACACGGTCACCAAGCCCCGATCCACGCCGCGGCGGCGTTCCTCCTTGCGATTCCCGCCACAATCCCCCATACTGCCCTGTCCCCGCCACCCCCCTTTCGCCGAGATCGGTAGATGTTACGTGCCGAGATCGGTAGAAGTGGCGCCCGTTGGACCCCTGAGCCCCCGTTGGACCCCTGAGCCCCCGTTGGACCGCCGTAGCCACGGGTTACAGCGGTCCAACCGCGCGTGAGCGGTCCAACCGCGCGTGAGCGGTCCAACCAGGGCGGGCGTTGCCGACCCGCAGCACGCCCCGTCCCGGCAACGCATTCTCGGAGCAGCTCCCCGGCGCACCCACCCGCGTGCTGAAAGACCTACCCGCGCCTTCAGTGACCGCCCCGCGCCCTAACAACGGCGTCGCCCCGACCACGCATGGCGGTCGGGGCGACGTCGGTGCTTATGCGATCCCCCGGCGTCGGCTCGGGGCCGACGGCGTCGGGGAAGGCCTCACTTGAGGGTGACGGTGGCGCCGGCGCCCTCGAGCTGGGCCTTGGCCTTCTCGGCGGCGTCCTTGGCGGCGCCCTCGAGGATGGCCTTGGGGGCGGCCTCGACGAGGTCCTTGGCCTCCTTCAGGCCGAGGGAGGTCAGGGCGCGCACCTCCTTGATGACCTGGATCTTCTTGTCGCCGGCGGACTCGAGGATGACGTCGAACTCGGTCTTCTCCTCCTCGG
This genomic window contains:
- the rplL gene encoding 50S ribosomal protein L7/L12, which translates into the protein MAKLTTDELIEAFKELSLIELSEFVKAFEETFDVTAAAPAAAVVAAAPGAAAPAAEEEKTEFDVILESAGDKKIQVIKEVRALTSLGLKEAKDLVEAAPKAILEGAAKDAAEKAKAQLEGAGATVTLK